The following are encoded in a window of Streptomyces sp. SAT1 genomic DNA:
- a CDS encoding FAD binding domain-containing protein, whose amino-acid sequence MTTHAPQAAQAVTLPTTLDEAVAALAAMPAAVPVAGGTDLMAAVNSGQLRPAALVGLGRISEIRGWQYQDGHALLGAGLTHARMGRPDFAALIPALAAAARAAGPPHIRNAGTLGGNIASAAPTGDALPVLAALEATLIVAGPDGARRELPVSHLLAGVEMLRGGELIGYVRVPLLHAPQVFLKATGRTGPGRAVASVALVLDPARRGVRCAVGAIAPMPLRPLDAEQWVASLIDWDNGRAIVPEALDAFGEYVAAACIPDPVPAEDGSVQQLPPAVLHLRRTVAALARRALGRALS is encoded by the coding sequence TTGACCACGCACGCACCACAGGCGGCGCAGGCCGTCACGCTGCCCACGACACTCGACGAGGCCGTGGCGGCACTCGCGGCCATGCCCGCCGCCGTGCCCGTGGCCGGCGGCACCGACCTCATGGCCGCCGTCAACTCCGGGCAGCTCAGGCCCGCCGCGCTGGTCGGCCTCGGCCGGATCAGCGAGATCCGCGGCTGGCAGTACCAGGACGGGCACGCGCTGCTCGGCGCCGGTCTCACCCACGCCCGGATGGGCCGCCCCGACTTCGCCGCCCTGATCCCGGCGCTCGCCGCCGCCGCCCGCGCCGCCGGACCACCGCACATCCGCAACGCCGGCACCCTGGGCGGCAACATCGCCTCGGCCGCCCCCACCGGGGACGCGCTGCCGGTGCTGGCCGCCCTGGAGGCGACCCTGATCGTCGCGGGCCCGGACGGCGCCCGCCGCGAACTGCCGGTCTCGCACCTGCTGGCCGGCGTGGAGATGCTCCGCGGCGGCGAACTCATCGGCTACGTACGCGTCCCGCTGCTGCACGCGCCGCAGGTCTTCCTCAAGGCGACCGGCCGCACCGGCCCCGGCCGCGCGGTCGCGTCCGTGGCGCTGGTCCTCGACCCGGCCCGGCGCGGGGTGCGCTGCGCGGTGGGCGCCATAGCGCCGATGCCGCTCAGGCCGCTGGACGCCGAGCAGTGGGTGGCCTCGCTCATCGACTGGGACAACGGCCGCGCGATCGTCCCGGAGGCGCTGGACGCCTTCGGCGAGTACGTGGCCGCGGCCTGCATCCCCGACCCGGTTCCGGCCGAGGACGGCTCGGTGCAGCAACTTCCGCCCGCCGTACTGCACCTGCGGCGGACCGTCGCCGCACTGGCCCGACGAGCACTGGGGAGGGCGCTGTCGTGA
- a CDS encoding beta-N-acetylhexosaminidase, producing the protein MDVIPQPGRATADEERFLELGPDTTVSAGEGTGRTERWLRTALGAATGLPLAPAPAGDDGTLRLRLDDTVARDLGPEGYRLTVTPRGADLAGGGPAGLFWGAQTLRQLLGPAAFRRAPLPGGRWRLPLTEIEDTPRFRWRGVMLDVARHFMPKDGVLRYLDLMAAHKLNVLHFHLTDDQGWRVEIKRYPKLTGTGSWRPRTKYGHRASPLWEDKPHGGHYTQDDIREIVAYAAERHITVVPEVDVPGHSQAAIAAYPELGNTDVVDTAALGVWDDWGVSKNVLAPTDATVRFYEGVFEELLDLFPPDAAPFSDFFHIGGDECPKEQWRASATAQARIKELGLADEDELQSWFIRHFDTWLAARGRRLIGWDEILEGGLAEGAAVASWRGYAGGLAAARAGHDVVMCPEQHVYLDHRQDGGADEPVPIGFVRTLEDVYRFEPVPAGLEPEFTGHVLGTQANLWSEVMENPARVDYQAFPRLAAFAEVAWSALPAPEQRDFAGFEERMTAHYRRLDALGVGYRPPAGPHPWQRRPGVLGRPIDGPPPVR; encoded by the coding sequence ATGGACGTGATCCCCCAGCCAGGGCGTGCGACGGCCGACGAGGAACGCTTCCTCGAACTGGGCCCGGACACCACGGTGTCGGCGGGCGAGGGCACCGGGCGCACCGAACGCTGGCTGCGCACCGCCCTCGGTGCCGCCACCGGACTGCCGCTGGCCCCCGCCCCGGCCGGCGACGACGGCACCCTGCGCCTGCGCCTGGACGACACCGTCGCCCGCGACCTCGGGCCCGAGGGCTACCGCCTGACGGTCACCCCGCGGGGCGCCGACCTCGCGGGCGGCGGCCCCGCCGGGCTCTTCTGGGGCGCCCAGACGCTGCGCCAGCTCCTCGGCCCGGCCGCCTTCCGGCGCGCGCCGCTGCCCGGTGGCCGCTGGCGGCTGCCGCTCACCGAGATCGAGGACACCCCGCGCTTCCGCTGGCGCGGCGTGATGCTGGACGTCGCCCGGCACTTCATGCCCAAGGACGGCGTCCTGCGCTACCTCGACCTGATGGCCGCCCACAAACTCAACGTCCTCCACTTCCACCTGACGGACGACCAGGGCTGGCGCGTCGAGATCAAGCGCTACCCGAAGCTGACCGGGACCGGCTCCTGGCGCCCCCGCACGAAGTACGGCCACCGGGCCTCCCCGCTGTGGGAGGACAAGCCGCACGGCGGCCACTACACCCAGGACGACATCCGGGAGATCGTCGCCTACGCCGCCGAACGGCACATCACCGTCGTCCCCGAGGTGGACGTACCGGGGCACTCCCAGGCCGCCATCGCCGCCTACCCGGAACTCGGCAACACCGACGTGGTCGACACCGCCGCCCTCGGCGTCTGGGACGACTGGGGCGTCAGCAAGAACGTGCTCGCCCCGACCGACGCCACCGTGCGTTTCTACGAGGGCGTCTTCGAGGAACTGCTCGACCTCTTCCCGCCGGACGCCGCGCCGTTCTCGGACTTCTTCCACATCGGCGGCGACGAGTGCCCCAAGGAGCAGTGGCGCGCCTCGGCCACCGCGCAGGCCCGGATCAAGGAGCTCGGCCTGGCCGACGAGGACGAGCTGCAGTCCTGGTTCATCCGCCACTTCGACACCTGGCTCGCCGCGCGCGGACGCCGGCTCATCGGCTGGGACGAGATCCTGGAGGGCGGCCTCGCCGAGGGCGCGGCCGTCGCGTCCTGGCGCGGCTACGCGGGCGGACTCGCCGCCGCGCGCGCGGGACACGACGTCGTCATGTGTCCCGAGCAGCATGTGTACCTGGACCACCGACAGGACGGCGGCGCCGACGAACCCGTACCGATCGGCTTCGTCCGCACCCTGGAGGACGTCTACCGGTTCGAGCCGGTTCCGGCCGGTCTGGAACCGGAGTTCACCGGCCATGTGCTGGGCACCCAGGCCAACCTGTGGAGCGAGGTGATGGAGAACCCCGCGCGCGTGGACTACCAGGCCTTCCCCCGGCTGGCCGCCTTCGCGGAGGTCGCCTGGAGCGCCCTGCCCGCGCCCGAGCAGCGGGACTTCGCCGGTTTCGAGGAGCGGATGACGGCCCACTACCGGCGTCTGGACGCGCTGGGGGTCGGCTACCGGCCGCCCGCCGGACCGCATCCCTGGCAGCGCAGGCCCGGCGTCCTGGGGCGGCCGATCGACGGCCCGCCGCCGGTCAGGTAG
- a CDS encoding carbohydrate ABC transporter permease, producing the protein MSLVRTWVRRPWRLAAEASALLIAAVVAFPLYWMVLSAFKPAGEIESTEPRPWTASPTLDSFRRVFGQQEFGRYFLNSLLVAGTVVIASALISFLAATAVTRFRFRFRTTLLIMFLVAQMVPVEALTIPLFFLMRDFGQLNTLGSLILPHIAFSLPFAIWMLRGFVKAVPEALEEAAYLDGAGRARFLWQILFPLVFPGLVATSVFSFISTWNDFLFAKSFIISDTSQSTLPMALLVFYKPDDPDWGGVMAASTVMTIPVLIFFVLVQRRLVSGLGGAVKD; encoded by the coding sequence GTGAGCCTGGTGCGCACCTGGGTGCGCCGCCCCTGGCGGCTCGCCGCCGAGGCGTCGGCGCTGCTGATCGCGGCCGTGGTCGCCTTCCCGCTGTACTGGATGGTGCTGAGCGCCTTCAAACCGGCCGGGGAGATCGAGTCCACCGAACCGCGCCCCTGGACGGCGTCCCCCACCCTGGACTCCTTCCGGCGGGTCTTCGGCCAGCAGGAGTTCGGCCGCTACTTCCTCAACAGCCTGCTCGTCGCGGGCACCGTGGTGATCGCCTCCGCGCTGATCTCGTTCCTGGCGGCGACCGCCGTCACCCGGTTCCGCTTCCGCTTCCGGACCACCCTGCTGATCATGTTCCTGGTGGCCCAGATGGTGCCCGTGGAGGCGCTCACCATCCCGCTGTTCTTCCTGATGCGGGACTTCGGCCAGCTCAACACCCTGGGCTCGCTGATCCTGCCGCACATCGCCTTCTCGCTGCCGTTCGCGATCTGGATGCTGCGCGGCTTCGTCAAAGCCGTACCCGAGGCCCTGGAGGAGGCCGCCTACCTCGACGGCGCCGGCCGGGCGCGCTTCCTGTGGCAGATCCTCTTCCCGCTGGTCTTCCCCGGACTCGTGGCGACCAGTGTGTTCTCCTTCATCTCGACCTGGAACGACTTCCTGTTCGCGAAGTCCTTCATCATCAGCGACACCTCCCAGTCGACGCTGCCGATGGCGCTGCTGGTCTTCTACAAGCCCGACGACCCCGACTGGGGCGGGGTGATGGCGGCGTCCACAGTGATGACGATCCCGGTACTGATCTTCTTCGTACTCGTACAACGACGACTCGTCTCCGGCCTCGGCGGAGCGGTAAAGGACTGA
- a CDS encoding carbohydrate ABC transporter permease translates to MTASPTSPQGVVRGRPRVLRGRPRGAPRPGGRAVTPWLYLAPALVVLGGLLVYPVYQLGLISFLEYTQAQVSGGQPATFQGLGNYAELFGDDQFWRVLLATVVFAAACVLCTLAAGCALAVLLTRVRAVPRLALMLAALGAWATPAVTGSTVWLLLFDADFGPVNKILGLGDHSWTYGRYSAFLLVLLEVVWCSFPFVMVTVYAGIRAVPSEVLEAAALDGASQWRIWRSVLAPMLRPILVVVTIQSVIWDFKVFTQIYVMTNGGGIAGQNLVLNVYAYQKAFASSQYSLGSAIGVVMLLILLAVTLVYLRLLRRQGEEL, encoded by the coding sequence ATGACCGCTTCGCCCACGAGCCCGCAGGGCGTGGTGCGCGGACGGCCGCGGGTGCTCCGCGGCCGCCCGCGCGGCGCCCCGCGCCCCGGCGGGCGCGCCGTCACCCCCTGGCTCTATCTCGCCCCCGCCCTCGTCGTCCTCGGCGGACTGCTCGTCTACCCCGTCTACCAACTCGGCCTGATCTCCTTCCTGGAGTACACCCAGGCCCAGGTCAGCGGCGGACAGCCGGCCACCTTCCAGGGCCTGGGCAACTACGCCGAGCTGTTCGGCGACGACCAGTTCTGGCGGGTCCTGCTGGCCACCGTGGTGTTCGCGGCGGCCTGCGTGCTGTGCACCCTCGCCGCCGGCTGCGCGCTCGCCGTGCTCCTCACCCGGGTGCGCGCCGTGCCGCGGCTCGCGCTGATGCTCGCCGCCCTCGGCGCCTGGGCGACCCCCGCGGTCACCGGCTCCACGGTCTGGCTGCTGCTGTTCGACGCCGACTTCGGGCCCGTCAACAAGATCCTCGGCCTGGGCGACCACTCCTGGACGTACGGGCGCTACAGCGCCTTCCTGCTCGTCCTGCTCGAAGTGGTCTGGTGCTCCTTCCCGTTCGTCATGGTGACCGTCTACGCCGGGATCCGCGCCGTCCCCTCGGAGGTGCTGGAGGCCGCCGCGCTGGACGGCGCCTCCCAGTGGCGGATCTGGCGCTCGGTGCTGGCACCGATGCTGCGGCCGATCCTCGTCGTGGTCACCATCCAGTCCGTCATCTGGGACTTCAAGGTCTTCACCCAGATCTACGTCATGACGAACGGTGGCGGCATCGCCGGACAGAACCTCGTCCTCAACGTCTACGCCTACCAGAAGGCGTTCGCGTCCTCGCAGTACAGCCTCGGCTCCGCCATCGGCGTCGTGATGCTGCTGATCCTGCTGGCCGTGACGCTGGTCTATCTGCGGCTGCTGCGCCGCCAGGGGGAGGAGCTGTGA